Proteins encoded by one window of Candidatus Zixiibacteriota bacterium:
- the mutS gene encoding DNA mismatch repair protein MutS: MTGPRDTDDSLTPLMRQYYAVKAQHPGKILFFRMGDFYEMFGDDAVKAAPILGIALTSRSHGANERVPLAGVPYHSADKYLARLLAAGEKVVVVEQVEDPRTAKGLVKREIVEILTPGTATIEGEASDRQAVWLAAVCPRGDSALGLAALDLSTGAFLVDEGPTDEVRERLRVLEPREVLYPTGGEAEDGRPGFDPANGAIHLTGFAEWNFDYRTAVRELSEHFGTSTLDGFGIGEARLGIAAAGAVFRYLRENHRERLSHIDRIVRFDTAEYMVLDYGTVRNLELLRNLAEGTEPNSLFAAVNRCRTAPGARRLAAALVRPFRNKARIEKRLSGVAELVRDRDLAARVREHTQRLPDLEKIAGRLGIGKLNPRQMKAIGEGLAECRALGRLIAAAHSPLLTELAAALPDTTEIVDRLAGALVDEPPLTHLKGDIFRRGYAPRLDALNDGIRDARQYIAGLAKTERERTGIGNLKVGFNKVFGYYIEITKSHLGLVPPDYIRKQTLVNAERFITPELKEKEDLIVSAEEKIFKLEEELYLELMEFLNTRIAAIKLAAELAAELDLVSGLAETAVERGYVQPEIYEDARLRITGGRHPVIEAVLPPGSFVANDVTLSPDAGCIHILTGPNMSGKSTYLRQIGLIVILAQIGSFVPAEKAEIGLADRVFTRVGAVDNLARGQSTFLVEMVETANILHNATARSLVLLDEVGRGTSTFDGLSVAWAVVEHINEHIRARTVFATHYHELTGMAEIYESVHNYQVQVKKWEDRVVFLHHIIPGGCDDSYGIEVARLAGLPRSAIARARQILRLLESGKFTRSELGRGLYKERVQPTLFDQKPSATEEQIRALDLDRMTPLEALDALRKMKEDLA; encoded by the coding sequence ATGACGGGCCCGCGGGACACAGACGATTCCCTTACTCCCCTCATGCGCCAGTACTACGCGGTGAAGGCGCAGCATCCGGGCAAGATCCTGTTTTTCCGCATGGGGGATTTCTATGAGATGTTCGGCGACGACGCGGTGAAGGCAGCCCCCATTCTGGGGATTGCGCTGACCTCGCGGTCCCACGGCGCCAACGAGCGCGTGCCGCTTGCCGGCGTGCCTTACCATTCGGCCGACAAGTACCTCGCCCGCCTGCTCGCGGCGGGGGAGAAGGTGGTGGTGGTCGAGCAGGTCGAGGACCCCAGGACCGCCAAAGGGCTGGTCAAACGCGAGATCGTGGAAATCCTGACGCCGGGGACGGCGACGATCGAGGGAGAGGCCTCGGACCGGCAGGCGGTGTGGCTCGCGGCCGTCTGCCCGCGGGGAGACAGCGCGCTCGGGCTGGCTGCGCTCGACCTGTCAACCGGGGCGTTCCTCGTCGACGAGGGGCCGACCGACGAGGTGCGCGAGCGCCTGCGCGTCCTCGAACCGCGCGAGGTTCTGTACCCCACCGGCGGGGAAGCGGAGGACGGCCGGCCCGGGTTCGATCCGGCCAATGGCGCGATCCACCTGACCGGGTTCGCGGAGTGGAATTTCGACTACCGGACGGCGGTGCGGGAGCTCAGCGAGCATTTTGGGACGAGCACGCTCGACGGATTCGGGATCGGCGAGGCGCGCCTGGGGATTGCGGCCGCGGGGGCGGTGTTCCGCTACCTCCGCGAAAACCACCGCGAGCGGTTGTCGCACATCGACCGCATCGTGCGGTTCGACACCGCGGAGTACATGGTGCTGGACTACGGGACGGTGCGGAATCTGGAGCTGCTGCGCAATCTCGCCGAGGGGACCGAGCCGAATTCGCTCTTCGCCGCGGTGAACAGGTGCCGGACGGCCCCGGGGGCGCGGCGGCTGGCGGCCGCTCTCGTGCGGCCCTTCCGCAACAAAGCGCGGATCGAGAAGCGCCTCTCGGGCGTGGCCGAACTGGTGCGCGACCGGGACCTCGCCGCCCGCGTGCGCGAACATACCCAGCGGCTGCCGGACCTGGAGAAGATCGCCGGGCGGCTGGGGATCGGGAAGCTGAACCCGCGCCAGATGAAAGCGATCGGCGAGGGACTGGCCGAGTGCCGCGCGCTCGGCCGCCTGATCGCTGCGGCGCACAGCCCGCTATTGACCGAACTCGCGGCGGCCCTCCCCGATACCACCGAGATTGTCGACCGCCTCGCCGGCGCCCTGGTCGATGAACCGCCGCTCACCCACCTGAAGGGGGACATCTTCCGCCGGGGGTACGCCCCGCGCCTCGACGCCCTCAACGACGGAATCCGCGACGCCCGGCAGTACATCGCCGGCCTCGCCAAAACCGAGCGCGAGCGGACGGGGATCGGCAACCTCAAGGTCGGGTTCAACAAGGTCTTCGGATACTACATCGAGATCACCAAGTCCCACCTCGGCCTGGTGCCGCCGGACTACATCCGCAAGCAGACCCTGGTGAACGCCGAGCGGTTCATCACGCCCGAGCTGAAGGAGAAAGAGGACCTCATCGTCTCGGCCGAGGAGAAAATATTCAAGCTCGAGGAAGAGCTCTATCTGGAGCTGATGGAATTCCTCAACACCCGCATCGCCGCGATCAAGCTCGCGGCCGAGCTGGCCGCCGAGCTCGATCTCGTCTCCGGGCTGGCCGAGACGGCGGTGGAGCGGGGGTACGTGCAGCCGGAGATTTACGAGGACGCCCGGCTGCGGATCACAGGCGGCCGCCACCCGGTGATCGAGGCCGTGCTGCCGCCCGGCTCGTTCGTCGCCAACGACGTGACGCTCTCGCCCGACGCGGGGTGCATCCACATCCTCACCGGGCCGAACATGTCGGGCAAATCAACCTACCTTCGCCAGATCGGACTCATCGTGATCCTCGCCCAAATCGGGTCGTTCGTGCCGGCGGAGAAAGCGGAGATCGGGCTGGCCGACCGGGTGTTCACGCGGGTGGGCGCCGTCGACAACCTCGCCCGCGGGCAGTCGACCTTCCTGGTCGAGATGGTGGAGACGGCGAACATCCTCCACAACGCCACCGCGCGTTCGCTCGTGCTGCTCGACGAAGTGGGGCGGGGGACGTCGACGTTCGACGGACTCTCGGTCGCCTGGGCGGTCGTCGAGCACATCAACGAGCACATCCGCGCGCGCACCGTGTTCGCCACCCACTACCACGAACTGACCGGGATGGCGGAAATCTACGAGTCCGTCCACAACTACCAGGTGCAGGTGAAGAAGTGGGAAGACCGGGTGGTATTCCTCCACCACATTATCCCCGGCGGGTGCGATGACTCCTACGGGATCGAGGTGGCCCGGCTGGCCGGGCTGCCCCGGTCGGCGATCGCCCGCGCCCGCCAGATTCTCCGTCTGCTCGAATCGGGAAAATTCACCCGCAGCGAGCTGGGACGAGGGCTGTATAAGGAGCGCGTGCAGCCGACGCTCTTCGATCAGAAGCCGTCGGCAACCGAAGAACAAATCCGGGCCCTCGACCTTGACCGCATGACGCCGCTGGAGGCGCTCGACGCGCTGCGCAAAATGAAAGAGGATCTCGCATGA
- a CDS encoding SPOR domain-containing protein — translation MKKLLCMVMLAAAPAAPASADDLIYRLITQGKLDEARQELSRVSTASVRDGATLFFQALLEPDAVRAAELLEVALGAGVGAEYRELANLRLAQYYSLTKAWDKLERVIVNYRAKFEHGRYREQMMRFSTLLDEQAGAGESALRQADRYLVEYGSGLAQQWGQIDKARVLQGSKKEIGADKMLRGLAREKTGPGVPQALYLLAMDAARRGKADDAVFYYNVLREAYPNAVGLEALVDRLAVMAEGVERRAAEAEQVTGTYYTIQVGVFTDADNARTQAERFRQTGWKTEIADKTISRVTYRAVYVGRFAAYQEAAAAKARLEREMNETYQVVAR, via the coding sequence ATGAAAAAACTGCTCTGCATGGTCATGCTGGCCGCCGCCCCGGCCGCCCCGGCCTCCGCCGACGACCTCATCTACCGCCTGATTACCCAGGGGAAACTCGATGAGGCGCGGCAGGAACTGTCGCGGGTGTCGACGGCGTCGGTGCGCGACGGCGCCACGCTGTTCTTCCAGGCGCTCCTGGAGCCCGATGCCGTACGCGCGGCCGAGCTGTTGGAGGTGGCGCTCGGTGCGGGCGTCGGGGCGGAGTACCGCGAACTGGCCAATTTGCGGCTGGCCCAGTACTACTCCCTGACGAAGGCCTGGGACAAGCTCGAGCGCGTGATTGTCAACTACCGCGCGAAGTTCGAGCACGGCCGCTACCGCGAACAGATGATGCGATTCTCCACGCTGCTGGACGAGCAGGCCGGGGCCGGCGAATCGGCCCTCCGCCAGGCCGACCGGTACCTGGTCGAGTACGGATCGGGCTTGGCGCAGCAGTGGGGGCAAATCGACAAGGCGCGGGTGCTCCAGGGGAGCAAGAAGGAAATCGGCGCCGATAAGATGCTCCGCGGACTGGCGCGCGAAAAGACCGGACCAGGCGTCCCCCAGGCCCTATACCTGCTGGCGATGGATGCCGCAAGGCGGGGAAAGGCCGACGACGCCGTCTTCTACTACAACGTGCTGCGGGAGGCGTACCCGAACGCGGTCGGGCTCGAGGCGCTGGTGGATCGGCTGGCAGTCATGGCCGAAGGAGTCGAGCGCCGCGCCGCCGAGGCCGAACAGGTGACCGGCACGTACTACACCATTCAGGTGGGGGTGTTCACCGATGCCGACAACGCCCGCACCCAGGCCGAGCGCTTCCGGCAGACCGGCTGGAAGACCGAGATCGCCGACAAGACCATCTCCCGCGTGACCTACCGGGCGGTGTATGTCGGGCGGTTCGCCGCCTACCAGGAGGCGGCCGCCGCCAAAGCCCGCCTCGAACGCGAGATGAACGAAACCTACCAGGTCGTCGCGCGATGA
- a CDS encoding tetratricopeptide repeat protein, whose protein sequence is MAEYVLAFLILLAASIIFYLGYDRLVRRTPMPSTALYVEALRDLLDGQRVRAFGKLRQVVNEDYHNIDAYIRLGQILREGNKPDRALQIHKDLTLRAGLPPSQKMGILHQLAEDYSELKDYDMAAAAIKELISLDGNNRWAHIKLLKIQEAKQSWDEAFDTAAHILKLENNKSKKPLAFYKYQQGMQLYKQREYHKARILFKEAIGLNPAYAPAYLAVGDSYRLEERHEDAVNFWVKLIEAVPDKGHLVIDRLKKALYDLGRFSELADICHNILAHDSGNVEARLSLAEFYHAKGEIDQAETLLAEVVERSPENLKAIIGYLRLLVEKGNRRQIDRFFRQLEGRLEKPAADARTAPGGKMIGTA, encoded by the coding sequence ATGGCCGAATACGTGCTGGCATTTCTCATTCTCCTGGCCGCCTCAATCATCTTCTACCTCGGCTACGACCGGCTGGTGCGCCGAACGCCCATGCCGTCGACCGCCCTCTACGTGGAGGCCCTCCGGGACCTCCTCGACGGCCAGCGGGTGCGGGCTTTCGGAAAACTGCGCCAGGTTGTCAACGAGGACTACCACAACATCGACGCCTACATCCGGCTGGGGCAGATCCTCCGCGAGGGCAACAAGCCGGACCGGGCCCTCCAGATCCACAAGGATCTGACGCTCCGGGCGGGCCTGCCGCCCTCCCAGAAGATGGGCATCCTCCACCAGCTGGCCGAGGACTACTCCGAGCTGAAGGATTATGACATGGCCGCCGCGGCCATCAAGGAACTCATCTCGCTGGACGGCAACAACCGGTGGGCGCATATCAAGCTGCTGAAGATCCAGGAAGCGAAGCAGAGCTGGGACGAGGCCTTCGACACGGCGGCCCACATCCTCAAACTCGAAAACAACAAGTCGAAAAAACCGCTCGCCTTCTACAAGTACCAGCAGGGGATGCAGCTGTACAAACAGAGGGAATACCACAAGGCGCGGATTCTCTTCAAGGAAGCGATCGGGCTGAACCCCGCCTACGCGCCGGCCTACCTGGCGGTCGGTGATTCCTACCGGCTGGAGGAGCGGCACGAGGACGCGGTCAATTTCTGGGTCAAGCTGATCGAAGCGGTGCCGGACAAGGGGCATCTCGTGATCGACCGGCTGAAAAAGGCGCTCTACGATCTGGGCCGGTTCAGCGAACTGGCCGACATCTGCCACAACATCCTGGCCCACGACTCGGGCAATGTCGAGGCGCGGCTGTCGCTCGCCGAGTTCTACCACGCGAAAGGGGAAATCGACCAGGCCGAGACGCTCCTGGCCGAGGTCGTGGAGCGTTCGCCGGAAAACCTCAAAGCCATCATCGGCTATCTCCGGTTGCTCGTCGAAAAGGGCAACCGGCGGCAGATCGACCGGTTTTTTCGCCAGCTCGAAGGGCGGCTGGAGAAGCCGGCGGCCGACGCCCGCACGGCCCCGGGCGGCAAGATGATCGGGACCGCCTGA
- a CDS encoding LapA family protein, whose protein sequence is MWAVRAVLITVIVIAVVAFAIHNVGEYQKVDVNLIWKSYHQVALVEVVFWSFVAGIAVSLVMFVSVYIRLSMAGRAMRKQVRALEAELAVLRNRPIEESAQVLDEDVPGRRDLTSPFDERE, encoded by the coding sequence ATGTGGGCCGTCAGGGCCGTGCTCATCACCGTGATCGTCATCGCGGTCGTCGCGTTTGCGATCCATAACGTCGGCGAATACCAGAAGGTCGACGTCAACCTGATTTGGAAGAGCTACCACCAGGTTGCGCTGGTGGAAGTCGTGTTCTGGTCGTTTGTCGCCGGCATCGCCGTGTCGCTCGTGATGTTCGTGTCGGTGTACATCCGCCTGTCCATGGCCGGGCGGGCGATGCGCAAGCAGGTGCGGGCCCTGGAGGCCGAGCTGGCCGTGCTGCGCAACCGGCCGATCGAGGAGTCGGCGCAGGTGCTGGACGAGGACGTTCCGGGCCGGCGGGACCTCACGTCGCCCTTTGACGAGCGGGAGTAG
- a CDS encoding DUF3473 domain-containing protein yields the protein MNILTVDLEEWFVVEALAERLESRQWDGLESTVAKNCHRLLELFGRHRVSATWFVLGWVAQRHPELIAEIEAEGHEIACHSYYHRRVDTLTPEEFRADTLRALEAITAAVQRRPRGYRAPSWSINDSIPWAFSILAELEFDYDSSIYPIKHDIYGMPHGPRVIHRMHLEDDRLLYEVPASTYRLLGSNIPIGGGGFLRHSPYWYSKHIIRRLNTSGVPAVVYMHPWEIDPDPPKLAGLTAMQRLRMYGSTSIFYHKLDRLLSDFEFCALADYLRLLKRRQIGFLERP from the coding sequence ATGAACATTCTGACCGTGGACCTGGAGGAGTGGTTTGTCGTCGAGGCCCTGGCCGAGCGGCTGGAATCGCGCCAGTGGGACGGGCTGGAGTCGACGGTGGCCAAGAACTGCCACCGCCTCCTGGAGCTCTTCGGGCGGCACCGGGTCTCGGCGACCTGGTTCGTGCTGGGGTGGGTGGCCCAGCGCCACCCGGAGCTGATTGCCGAGATCGAGGCGGAGGGGCACGAGATCGCCTGCCACAGCTACTACCACCGGCGGGTGGATACGTTGACGCCCGAGGAATTCCGGGCCGACACCCTCCGGGCGCTGGAGGCTATCACTGCCGCCGTGCAGCGCCGCCCCCGCGGCTACCGGGCGCCGAGCTGGTCGATCAACGACAGCATCCCGTGGGCGTTCAGCATCCTGGCGGAACTGGAATTCGACTACGACAGCTCGATTTACCCCATCAAGCACGACATTTACGGGATGCCGCACGGGCCGCGGGTGATCCACCGTATGCACCTGGAGGACGACCGGCTCCTGTATGAAGTGCCGGCCTCGACCTACCGCCTTCTCGGATCAAACATCCCCATCGGCGGCGGCGGGTTTCTCCGGCATTCCCCCTACTGGTACTCGAAACACATCATCCGGCGGCTGAACACCTCGGGAGTGCCGGCGGTCGTCTACATGCACCCCTGGGAGATCGACCCCGACCCCCCCAAACTGGCCGGGTTGACGGCGATGCAGCGGCTGCGCATGTACGGCTCGACCTCGATTTTCTACCACAAGCTCGATCGCCTGCTCAGCGATTTCGAGTTCTGCGCTCTGGCCGATTACCTGCGCCTTCTGAAGCGGCGGCAGATCGGATTTCTCGAACGCCCGTAG
- a CDS encoding CpsD/CapB family tyrosine-protein kinase yields the protein MARKPLSIIDLFSLDQPFATEFRRLLHRLRKHGESRETKAIMITSAMLAEGKSTIAALLALTAARQKGLKTLLIDSDLRRPSIHKFFSTERAPGLADTLGNGVAAADVIRKTALENLHLITAGRATPQPAEVFDAEAIGTIIEEMKFFYDLIIVDAAPLLPVSDPLLLAAKVDGLLLVVKAGSTQREVVERAVDMLELHRDRVLGVILNNVNNSLPYYYDYRYYGYQYPTDKPTEGSAEAGRRHWRRGSRGAAGPSKDNPIKQQH from the coding sequence ATGGCGCGGAAACCCCTGTCCATCATCGACCTGTTTTCTCTCGACCAGCCCTTCGCCACGGAGTTCCGCCGGCTCCTCCACCGGCTGCGCAAGCACGGCGAGAGCCGCGAGACGAAAGCGATCATGATCACCTCGGCCATGCTCGCGGAAGGGAAATCGACGATCGCGGCCCTGCTCGCGCTCACCGCGGCGCGCCAGAAGGGGCTGAAAACCCTGCTCATCGACAGCGATCTGCGGCGGCCCTCGATCCACAAGTTCTTCTCCACCGAGCGGGCCCCGGGACTGGCCGACACCCTCGGCAACGGGGTGGCGGCGGCCGACGTAATCCGGAAAACCGCGTTGGAGAACCTGCACCTGATCACCGCCGGACGGGCCACGCCTCAGCCGGCCGAGGTGTTCGACGCGGAGGCGATCGGCACGATCATCGAGGAAATGAAATTCTTCTACGACCTCATCATCGTCGACGCCGCCCCGCTCCTGCCGGTGTCCGATCCGCTCCTGCTGGCGGCCAAAGTCGACGGCCTCCTCCTGGTGGTCAAGGCCGGGTCCACGCAGCGCGAGGTGGTGGAACGGGCGGTCGACATGCTCGAACTCCACCGCGACCGCGTGCTCGGCGTGATCCTCAACAACGTCAACAACAGCCTTCCCTACTACTACGACTATCGCTACTACGGCTACCAATACCCGACAGACAAGCCGACGGAGGGGTCGGCCGAGGCGGGCCGCAGGCACTGGCGGCGCGGCAGCCGGGGCGCCGCCGGCCCCTCGAAAGACAATCCGATCAAGCAACAGCACTGA
- a CDS encoding polysaccharide biosynthesis/export family protein, which translates to MNTRLLLLSSLLVLTACGIGSGQEYRIGPGDVLEIEFWQDPTLNSTLRVSFDGTITLDIIGEIKASGRTTQELQEDIVRQMSRLNQRISQAVVRVQEYNYLYVFVSGQANHPGKMTFEEIPDLWTIINEAGGVTETGDLSRVTIIRGGEEAGRVEVVNVAAAIAAGQLGGLPKIRRGDTIDIPRTPVGLPSASFDRSAERKNLVYVVGAVTTPGPVEYQPNIDVLEAVALAGGPTNEANVKKARVVCKDEFYGQALEIDLERYSRSGAPARYVLGREDVVVVPHKSGFFQGFNVTTVATLAGVITTSILVYDQLRRDD; encoded by the coding sequence ATGAACACGAGATTGTTGTTGCTCTCATCGCTGCTCGTCCTGACCGCCTGCGGGATCGGCTCCGGCCAGGAATACCGCATCGGTCCCGGGGACGTCCTCGAGATCGAATTCTGGCAGGATCCGACCCTGAATTCGACGCTGCGGGTGTCCTTTGACGGGACGATCACGCTGGACATCATCGGGGAGATCAAAGCCTCGGGCCGGACGACGCAGGAGCTGCAGGAGGACATCGTGCGCCAGATGTCGCGCCTGAACCAGCGGATTTCGCAGGCGGTTGTCCGCGTGCAGGAGTATAACTACCTCTACGTGTTCGTGTCCGGACAGGCGAACCATCCGGGCAAGATGACCTTTGAAGAGATTCCGGATTTGTGGACGATCATAAATGAGGCGGGCGGTGTAACCGAGACCGGGGACCTGAGCCGGGTGACGATTATCCGCGGCGGCGAGGAGGCCGGCCGCGTCGAGGTCGTGAACGTGGCCGCCGCGATCGCCGCGGGCCAGCTCGGGGGGCTGCCGAAGATCCGGCGGGGCGACACGATCGACATCCCCCGCACGCCGGTGGGGCTGCCCTCGGCGAGCTTCGACCGGTCGGCCGAGCGCAAAAACCTGGTCTACGTAGTCGGCGCAGTGACCACGCCCGGCCCGGTCGAGTACCAGCCGAACATCGACGTGCTCGAGGCGGTTGCGCTGGCCGGAGGCCCGACCAACGAAGCGAACGTGAAGAAGGCGCGGGTGGTGTGCAAGGACGAGTTCTACGGCCAGGCGCTCGAGATCGACCTCGAGCGCTACAGCCGCTCCGGCGCCCCCGCCCGCTACGTCCTCGGCCGCGAGGATGTCGTGGTCGTGCCGCACAAGAGCGGATTCTTCCAGGGGTTCAACGTCACCACGGTAGCGACCCTGGCCGGCGTGATCACCACCTCGATCCTCGTGTACGATCAATTGCGCCGGGATGACTAA
- a CDS encoding GGDEF domain-containing protein codes for MDDQTVLTVALALLVVVLAALLVHRIRRERRQVEGLRRMKLEEFSEFLRRNSVEGNIVEVARKVSDLLRTAFGCDLILFLRKKRDFLELSYHHGLRDIDRAQLRAAAERGLLAALATDFRPAPLDRLQGHFADDYLERLRTHGFGLYFPVFWRDNLYGLYFVRSTLETQSPSFHVLVASLAHSLAAAYHIKWHESRYDLVREQLERARASAQKPPAGEGRAASHLLRLVTHRNSQTLLPKLVESIRKDLGLERVAYLYQPNGGGEPQVVQDGVRMNLPAQEKGQVEGVLRAIKNEDVYTLARLAQEQPGLREWVKSLREAGLDHVTAFPAIQGRPALLAYSDRTGAVPREQIDTVRGHVRDLIANVETYEKIEELSQTDALTGLANQRYFKRRLEEEVQRAKRYGRRLALIFFDLDGLKQTNDTYGHLAGDSLIRQMGRILRNNIRSIDIIARYGGDEFCIIMPEADRAMSIRFMERVKIEVAKAEFPVTGLAAPLTSTASLGGALYPDHADNPRQLIFAADMALLKAKEQGRNKAVLYGDAPAESP; via the coding sequence ATGGATGACCAGACGGTCCTGACGGTTGCACTGGCGCTGCTGGTGGTCGTGCTGGCCGCCCTCCTGGTCCACCGGATTCGCCGGGAGCGGCGCCAGGTGGAAGGCCTGCGGCGCATGAAACTCGAGGAATTCAGCGAGTTCCTCCGCCGCAACAGCGTCGAGGGCAACATCGTCGAAGTGGCGCGGAAAGTGTCGGATCTGCTGCGCACGGCGTTCGGGTGCGACCTGATCCTGTTCCTCCGCAAGAAACGGGATTTCCTGGAGCTCAGCTACCACCACGGGTTGCGGGACATCGACCGGGCGCAGCTCCGCGCGGCGGCCGAACGGGGCCTGCTGGCTGCGCTGGCGACCGACTTTCGCCCCGCGCCGCTCGATCGGCTGCAGGGGCATTTCGCCGACGATTACCTTGAGCGGCTGCGGACCCACGGTTTCGGGCTCTATTTCCCCGTCTTCTGGCGGGACAACCTCTACGGGCTGTACTTCGTGCGGAGCACGCTGGAGACCCAATCGCCGTCGTTTCACGTGCTGGTGGCGAGCCTGGCCCACTCGCTCGCGGCGGCCTACCACATCAAGTGGCATGAGTCGCGCTACGACCTGGTGCGCGAGCAGCTCGAGCGGGCGCGGGCCTCGGCACAAAAACCGCCTGCAGGGGAAGGGCGCGCCGCCAGCCACCTGCTGCGGCTGGTCACGCACCGCAATTCGCAGACGCTTCTGCCGAAACTGGTGGAGTCGATCCGCAAGGATCTCGGACTCGAGCGGGTGGCCTACCTCTATCAGCCCAACGGCGGGGGGGAACCGCAGGTGGTGCAGGACGGCGTCCGGATGAACCTGCCGGCGCAGGAAAAGGGGCAGGTCGAGGGGGTCCTGCGGGCGATCAAGAATGAGGACGTCTACACGCTCGCGCGGCTGGCCCAGGAGCAGCCCGGGCTGCGGGAGTGGGTCAAGAGCCTCCGCGAGGCCGGGCTCGACCACGTGACGGCCTTCCCGGCGATACAGGGGCGGCCGGCTCTGCTGGCCTACAGCGACCGGACCGGGGCGGTGCCCCGGGAGCAAATCGACACTGTGCGCGGCCACGTCCGCGACCTGATCGCCAACGTCGAAACATACGAGAAGATCGAGGAGCTGTCGCAGACGGACGCGCTCACCGGGCTGGCCAACCAGAGGTATTTCAAGCGCCGGCTGGAGGAGGAGGTGCAGCGCGCCAAGCGCTACGGCCGCCGGCTGGCCCTCATTTTCTTCGACCTCGACGGTCTGAAACAGACCAACGACACGTACGGGCACCTGGCCGGCGATTCGCTCATACGGCAGATGGGGCGGATCCTGCGCAACAACATCCGATCGATCGACATCATCGCCCGCTACGGCGGGGACGAGTTCTGCATCATCATGCCCGAGGCCGACCGCGCTATGTCCATCCGGTTCATGGAGCGGGTCAAGATCGAGGTGGCCAAAGCGGAGTTCCCGGTGACCGGTTTGGCAGCGCCCCTGACTTCGACAGCCTCGCTCGGAGGAGCGCTCTACCCCGACCACGCCGACAACCCGCGCCAGTTGATCTTCGCCGCCGACATGGCGCTCCTGAAGGCCAAGGAACAAGGGCGGAACAAAGCGGTTCTGTATGGGGACGCGCCGGCCGAGTCACCGTGA
- a CDS encoding STAS domain-containing protein yields MENISISLSESERDNISEIRVDGVIDTTTAGELEEVMDALMKRRRYRVVVDLAGVDYISSAGWGIFISHIKDVRNLGGDIKLANMVPNVYEIYELLEFDRVLRAHESVDAARREFGAAESGEAKKKAE; encoded by the coding sequence ATGGAAAATATCTCCATTTCGCTCTCCGAGAGCGAGCGCGACAACATTTCTGAGATCCGGGTCGACGGCGTGATCGACACGACGACGGCGGGGGAGCTCGAAGAGGTCATGGATGCGCTGATGAAGCGGCGGCGCTACCGGGTCGTGGTCGATCTGGCCGGCGTCGACTATATCTCCTCGGCGGGCTGGGGCATCTTCATCTCCCACATCAAGGACGTGCGGAACCTCGGCGGCGACATCAAGCTCGCGAATATGGTGCCGAACGTCTACGAGATCTACGAGCTGCTGGAGTTCGACAGAGTCCTCCGGGCGCACGAGAGCGTGGATGCGGCGCGGCGGGAGTTCGGGGCCGCGGAGTCCGGAGAGGCAAAAAAAAAAGCGGAGTGA